The following proteins are co-located in the Deltaproteobacteria bacterium genome:
- a CDS encoding ABC transporter ATP-binding protein, whose product MSALLELRGVVKRFDLGLGELEVLHGVDLEIRRGELVAIMGPSGSGKTTLLEILGAISRPSRGEVALDGEAIQDWSDDRLADLRAQKLGFVFQTFNLMPRMSALRNAALPLVYTGVRREEREARARVLLERLGLGHRLEHRPAQMSGGERQRVAIARALVNEPALLFADEPTGNLDESTGREILEIFRELHAEGRTIVAVTHSEEVAAIAGRVVRLRDGRVESEARVDA is encoded by the coding sequence ATGAGCGCCCTGCTCGAGCTTCGCGGCGTGGTGAAACGCTTCGACCTCGGCCTTGGCGAGCTCGAGGTTCTGCACGGAGTCGACCTCGAGATCCGCCGCGGCGAGCTGGTCGCGATCATGGGGCCGTCGGGCTCGGGCAAGACCACGCTGCTCGAGATCCTGGGCGCGATCTCGCGTCCGAGCCGCGGCGAGGTCGCGCTCGACGGCGAGGCGATCCAGGACTGGAGCGACGACCGGCTCGCGGACCTGCGCGCGCAGAAGCTCGGCTTCGTGTTCCAGACCTTCAACCTGATGCCGCGGATGTCGGCGCTGCGCAACGCCGCGCTCCCGCTCGTCTACACCGGAGTGCGCCGCGAGGAGCGCGAGGCGCGCGCTCGCGTCCTGCTGGAGCGGCTCGGGCTCGGGCACCGGCTCGAGCACCGTCCCGCGCAGATGTCCGGCGGCGAGCGCCAGCGCGTGGCGATCGCGCGCGCCCTGGTGAACGAGCCGGCTCTGCTCTTCGCCGACGAACCGACCGGAAACCTGGACGAGTCGACCGGGCGCGAGATCCTGGAGATCTTCCGCGAGCTCCATGCCGAGGGACGGACGATCGTCGCGGTGACGCACAGCGAGGAGGTCGCGGCGATCGCGGGACGCGTCGTGCGGCTTCGCGACGGACGCGTCGAGTCCGAAGCGCGCGTCGATGCGTGA
- a CDS encoding FtsX-like permease family protein — protein sequence MRESLARLLRLAPSILEEAFAQLRANAREQWLTLTGLVWGASAVILLLSFGAGFQSVIDAGFKKTGERYVMASGQFTSQELGGARPGRRITLDREDLERVRAGAPSAIAVSADETRPVTARTALRTRTTLVCATTAEIARIQIHRTARGRFLDADDEAHSRSVVVLGATLAQAFYGEADPIGRSIELEGQVFDVIGVLERKGAQFVTNSGLHDDTAFVPLSRGQRLFDMGDAIGDLVADPFRAEDSERLREELRGVLYARHRIPAGDPDAISFLAIQDFVRPMLLVGTALRVLLGAIGTGMLAIAGAGVANLMVASVNRRRSELATRRACGARSGDVILQVVIETLVVVLAGGALGAGLGAAAILALGTVPLPELVPAPRLEWNVVATAFALLAAVGLVAGITPARIAARVDPATALRSL from the coding sequence ATGCGTGAGTCCCTCGCGCGGCTGCTGCGGCTGGCGCCGTCGATCCTGGAAGAGGCATTCGCCCAGCTGCGGGCGAACGCGCGCGAGCAGTGGCTGACGCTCACCGGGCTGGTCTGGGGCGCATCCGCGGTGATCCTGCTGCTCTCGTTCGGCGCCGGCTTCCAGAGCGTGATCGACGCAGGCTTCAAGAAGACCGGGGAGCGCTACGTGATGGCGTCGGGGCAGTTCACCAGCCAGGAGCTCGGCGGCGCGCGACCCGGGCGCCGGATCACGCTCGACCGCGAGGATCTGGAGCGGGTACGTGCGGGAGCGCCGTCCGCGATCGCGGTGAGCGCGGACGAGACGCGCCCGGTCACCGCTCGCACCGCGCTTCGCACCCGCACGACGCTGGTCTGCGCGACCACGGCGGAGATCGCGCGGATCCAGATCCACCGCACGGCGCGCGGGCGCTTTCTCGACGCCGACGACGAGGCGCATTCGCGCTCCGTGGTGGTGCTAGGCGCGACCCTCGCGCAGGCGTTCTACGGTGAAGCCGACCCGATCGGGAGGTCGATCGAGCTCGAAGGACAGGTCTTCGACGTGATCGGCGTGCTGGAGCGGAAGGGCGCGCAGTTCGTGACCAACTCGGGGCTGCACGACGACACCGCCTTCGTGCCGCTCTCGCGCGGGCAGCGGCTCTTCGACATGGGTGACGCGATCGGCGACCTGGTCGCAGACCCGTTTCGCGCCGAAGACAGCGAGCGGCTGCGCGAGGAGCTGCGCGGCGTTCTCTACGCCAGGCACCGCATCCCCGCGGGCGACCCCGACGCGATCAGCTTTCTCGCGATCCAGGACTTCGTGCGGCCGATGCTGCTGGTGGGCACCGCGCTGCGCGTGCTGCTCGGAGCGATCGGCACCGGCATGCTCGCGATCGCGGGCGCGGGGGTCGCGAACCTGATGGTCGCCAGCGTGAACCGCCGCCGTTCCGAGCTCGCCACGCGCCGCGCCTGTGGCGCGCGAAGCGGCGACGTGATCCTGCAGGTCGTGATCGAGACTCTGGTGGTGGTCCTCGCCGGTGGCGCGCTGGGCGCCGGCCTCGGAGCCGCGGCGATCCTCGCGCTCGGCACGGTTCCGCTTCCCGAGCTGGTGCCAGCTCCGCGTCTGGAGTGGAACGTCGTGGCGACGGCGTTCGCGCTGCTCGCCGCCGTCGGCCTGGTCGCTGGAATCACGCCGGCTCGAATCGCCGCCCGAGTCGATCCCGCCACAGCGCTGCGATCGCTCTGA